One segment of Nakamurella flava DNA contains the following:
- a CDS encoding NAD(P)H-hydrate dehydratase has protein sequence MITAYTAAQIRAAERVAIDRDGDATLMRRASTAVASVVAERLPHPLPGRSAVLLVGAGNNGGDALWAGAFLRRRGLAVTALLLQPDRAHPAGLAALRRAGGRVLALDPGDPAPAPVRALLTSADAVIDGIVGLAARPPLRPGAAALVAAANTSPALKVAVDLPSGIDPDTGATGPADDGDPVVFAADVTVTFGGVKTGLLLAADAMVSVGIGMEPDPGPAPDGTGSAERFAAAAAAVDAIALTDADLRVLLPDPGAGADKFTDGLVGIVAGSPGYPGAAVLCTGGAVRTRPGMVRYAGAQATAVVARWPEVVAAADPSVAGRVQAWVIGPGMGTDAAAGELLADVLRRDEPVLVDADGLTLLGEHPQWLSERTARGAVTLLTPHDREFTRVFPDLPLDDRLTATRTAARRSGATVLLKGHRTIVADPHGTTVVNRSGSSWLATAGSGDVLSGVIGSLLAAGLPPVLAAGAGAFLHGRAGERVHAAGEAGAQALWSHLRAARV, from the coding sequence ATGATCACCGCGTACACGGCGGCGCAGATCCGCGCGGCCGAACGAGTCGCCATCGACCGTGACGGGGACGCGACGCTGATGCGCCGGGCGTCCACCGCCGTCGCGTCCGTCGTCGCCGAACGGCTGCCGCACCCGCTTCCCGGGCGTTCGGCGGTGCTGCTGGTCGGGGCGGGCAACAACGGCGGCGACGCGTTGTGGGCCGGGGCGTTCCTGCGGCGACGCGGCCTGGCCGTGACCGCCCTCCTGCTGCAGCCGGACCGGGCACACCCGGCCGGGCTGGCCGCGCTGCGCCGGGCCGGCGGTCGGGTGCTGGCGCTGGACCCCGGCGATCCGGCTCCCGCGCCCGTCAGAGCCCTGCTGACCAGCGCCGATGCCGTGATCGACGGAATCGTGGGGCTCGCGGCCCGACCGCCCCTGCGTCCGGGGGCCGCCGCGCTGGTCGCGGCCGCGAACACGTCCCCGGCCCTGAAGGTGGCGGTCGACCTGCCCAGCGGCATCGACCCCGACACGGGGGCGACGGGCCCGGCCGACGACGGCGATCCGGTCGTCTTCGCCGCCGACGTCACCGTCACCTTCGGCGGCGTCAAGACCGGACTGCTGCTGGCGGCCGACGCGATGGTGAGCGTCGGGATCGGGATGGAACCCGATCCCGGACCCGCACCGGACGGGACCGGCTCCGCCGAGCGGTTCGCCGCCGCCGCGGCGGCCGTGGACGCGATCGCCCTCACCGACGCCGACCTGCGGGTCCTGCTGCCCGACCCCGGGGCGGGCGCCGACAAGTTCACCGACGGGCTGGTGGGCATCGTCGCCGGGTCGCCGGGATACCCGGGGGCGGCGGTGCTGTGCACCGGGGGAGCCGTGCGGACCCGGCCGGGGATGGTCCGCTACGCGGGCGCGCAGGCCACCGCGGTCGTGGCCCGCTGGCCGGAGGTGGTCGCGGCCGCCGACCCGTCCGTCGCCGGACGGGTCCAGGCGTGGGTGATCGGCCCGGGCATGGGCACCGACGCCGCCGCCGGCGAGCTGCTGGCCGACGTCCTCCGCCGCGACGAGCCCGTGCTGGTCGACGCCGACGGGCTGACCCTGCTCGGGGAGCACCCGCAGTGGCTGTCCGAACGCACGGCCCGGGGCGCGGTGACCCTGCTCACCCCGCACGACCGCGAGTTCACGCGGGTCTTCCCGGACCTGCCGCTCGACGACCGGCTGACGGCCACCCGGACCGCCGCCCGCCGCAGCGGGGCGACGGTGCTCCTGAAGGGGCACCGCACCATCGTCGCCGACCCCCACGGCACCACGGTGGTCAACCGCAGCGGATCGTCCTGGCTGGCCACGGCCGGGTCCGGCGACGTGCTGTCCGGGGTGATCGGTTCACTGCTGGCCGCCGGCCTGCCGCCGGTGCTCGCCGCCGGGGCGGGGGCGTTCCTGCACGGCCGGGCCGGGGAACGGGTCCACGCGGCCGGCGAGGCCGGGGCCCAGGCGTTGTGGTCGCACCTGCGGGCCGCCCGCGTCTGA
- the glmS gene encoding glutamine--fructose-6-phosphate transaminase (isomerizing) → MCGIVGYTGPRQALPLVLEGLRRLEYRGYDSSGVAVLDGEGGLNTAKKAGGLNNLERYIDEGAVALAGTTGIGHTRWATHGGPTDRNAHPHTDTNRRVAVVHNGIIENFVAIRAELESSGVELTSETDTEVVAHLLARAYADGPTAGHLPDSMAAVCRRLDGAFTLVAAHADVPGMLVAARRNSPLVVGVGDGEMFVASDVAAFIAHTRDAVELGQDQLVVVTPNGYEVSSFTGGEPVFTEFRVDWDLSAAEKGGFEFFMDKEIAEQGDAVRSTLMGHFDGSGIVLDEQRLSEDDLRTIDKVFVVACGTAYHSGLIAKYAIEHWCRIPVEVEVASEFRYRDPVLDRQTLVVAVSQSGETADTLEAVRHARRQGARVLAVCNTNGAQIPRESDAVLYTHAGPEIGVASTKAFLAQLAANYLVGLALAQARGTKYRDEIAREYEALTAMVEAVEQTLTLMDPVRKLAQEIAQSKAVLFLGRHVGFPVALEGALKLKELAYMHAEGFAAGELKHGPIALIEDGLPVVIVTPSPKSDPLIHSKLLSNIREIQARGARTIVISEEGDDTVAPFADFLVELPRVPKLFQPLVATIPLQVLAAEIARARGYDIDKPRNLAKSVTVE, encoded by the coding sequence ATGTGCGGAATCGTGGGTTACACCGGTCCCCGCCAGGCTCTGCCCCTGGTGCTGGAGGGTCTGCGGCGGCTCGAATACCGGGGATACGACTCCTCGGGTGTCGCCGTTCTGGACGGTGAAGGCGGCCTGAACACCGCGAAGAAGGCCGGTGGCCTGAACAACCTCGAGCGGTACATCGACGAGGGGGCAGTGGCCCTGGCCGGCACGACCGGCATCGGCCACACCCGGTGGGCCACCCACGGCGGCCCGACGGACCGCAACGCCCACCCGCACACCGACACCAACCGTCGGGTCGCGGTCGTGCACAACGGCATCATCGAGAACTTCGTCGCCATCCGGGCCGAGCTGGAGAGCAGCGGCGTCGAACTGACCAGTGAGACCGACACCGAGGTGGTCGCCCACCTGCTGGCCCGCGCCTACGCCGACGGCCCGACCGCCGGGCACCTGCCCGATTCGATGGCCGCCGTCTGCCGTCGGCTGGACGGGGCGTTCACCCTGGTCGCCGCGCACGCCGACGTCCCGGGGATGCTGGTCGCCGCCCGTCGCAACTCCCCGCTCGTCGTGGGGGTCGGCGACGGCGAGATGTTTGTGGCCAGCGACGTCGCCGCGTTCATCGCCCACACCCGGGACGCCGTCGAACTCGGACAGGACCAGTTGGTCGTCGTCACCCCCAACGGGTACGAGGTCAGCTCGTTCACCGGGGGCGAGCCGGTGTTCACTGAGTTCCGCGTCGACTGGGACCTATCCGCCGCCGAGAAGGGCGGCTTCGAGTTCTTCATGGACAAGGAGATCGCCGAGCAGGGCGACGCCGTCCGGTCGACGCTGATGGGGCACTTCGACGGGTCCGGCATCGTGCTGGACGAGCAGCGGTTGTCCGAGGACGACCTCCGCACCATCGACAAGGTCTTCGTCGTCGCCTGCGGCACCGCCTACCACTCGGGCCTGATCGCCAAGTACGCCATCGAGCACTGGTGCCGGATCCCCGTCGAGGTCGAGGTGGCCTCCGAGTTCCGCTACCGCGACCCGGTCCTCGACCGGCAGACCCTGGTGGTGGCGGTCAGCCAGTCCGGCGAGACCGCCGACACCCTGGAGGCCGTGCGGCACGCCCGCCGGCAGGGCGCCCGGGTGCTGGCCGTCTGCAACACCAACGGCGCACAGATCCCCCGTGAGTCCGACGCCGTGCTCTACACGCACGCCGGACCGGAGATCGGCGTCGCGTCGACCAAGGCGTTCCTGGCCCAGTTGGCCGCGAACTACCTGGTCGGGCTGGCCCTGGCCCAGGCCCGCGGCACCAAGTACCGCGACGAGATCGCCCGCGAGTACGAGGCGTTGACCGCCATGGTCGAGGCGGTCGAGCAGACCCTCACCCTGATGGACCCGGTGCGCAAGCTCGCCCAGGAGATCGCCCAGTCCAAGGCGGTGCTCTTCCTGGGCCGGCACGTCGGCTTCCCGGTGGCCCTGGAGGGCGCGCTGAAGCTCAAGGAGCTGGCCTACATGCACGCCGAGGGCTTCGCCGCCGGCGAGCTCAAGCACGGACCGATCGCCCTGATCGAGGACGGTCTGCCGGTCGTCATCGTCACGCCGTCGCCGAAGTCGGATCCGCTGATCCACTCCAAGCTGCTGTCGAACATCCGGGAGATCCAGGCCCGCGGCGCCCGCACCATCGTCATCTCCGAGGAGGGCGACGACACGGTGGCGCCGTTCGCCGACTTCCTGGTCGAGCTGCCCCGGGTGCCCAAGCTGTTCCAACCGCTGGTGGCCACCATCCCGCTGCAGGTGCTGGCGGCCGAGATCGCCCGGGCCCGCGGCTACGACATCGACAAGCCGCGGAACCTGGCCAAGTCGGTCACGGTCGAGTAG
- a CDS encoding alpha/beta fold hydrolase, whose amino-acid sequence MSTVGRILGAAGIATGVIGAAALGGVTAQRRRVRTLRTVELEPGSAAAGVGDFDDLRPDRTYSVAAVDGTVLQVEEVGPTDAALTVVFAHGWTLRMGSWHFQRFGLTDAAGAGATDGNDPELPLPPAPGLDEETDGAADATGLPELPSLRMVFFDQRSHGRSSRGPADHATIDFLASDLRQVIDTAAPDAPVVLVGHSMGGMAILALAGDEPDWFAERVLGIGLICTGATYLRPGQWNKVLVTGGNPLVRGVASLAGRFPTVIERGRASSRDAAWLATRTFGFASPDVPAPLVDYLDEMITDTPADVIAEFAPGLLVFDRAAALPGLAGIPTVIIGGGQDRMTPIARSRAIADALPEARLVVVEGVGHVAMMEAPDVVNAAVRRLLREAAAYQEQHAEAEVAAR is encoded by the coding sequence ATGAGCACCGTCGGCCGGATCCTCGGCGCGGCCGGGATCGCCACCGGCGTCATCGGGGCGGCCGCGCTCGGCGGGGTGACCGCGCAGCGCCGCCGGGTGCGCACCCTGCGGACCGTCGAACTGGAACCCGGATCTGCGGCGGCCGGGGTCGGTGACTTCGACGACCTGCGCCCGGACCGGACCTATTCGGTCGCCGCGGTCGACGGCACCGTGCTGCAGGTCGAGGAGGTCGGCCCGACGGACGCGGCCCTGACGGTGGTGTTCGCCCACGGGTGGACGCTGCGGATGGGGTCCTGGCATTTCCAGCGGTTCGGGCTGACCGATGCCGCCGGGGCCGGGGCGACCGACGGGAACGACCCGGAGCTGCCGCTGCCCCCGGCTCCCGGGCTCGACGAGGAGACCGACGGGGCGGCCGACGCGACGGGTCTCCCGGAACTTCCGTCGCTGCGGATGGTGTTCTTCGACCAGCGCTCGCACGGCCGCTCCTCGCGGGGCCCGGCCGACCACGCGACGATCGACTTCCTGGCCAGCGACCTCCGGCAGGTCATCGACACTGCCGCCCCCGACGCCCCGGTCGTGCTCGTCGGCCACTCGATGGGCGGGATGGCCATCCTCGCCCTGGCCGGTGACGAGCCGGACTGGTTCGCCGAACGCGTCCTGGGGATCGGCCTGATCTGCACGGGCGCGACATACCTGCGCCCCGGGCAGTGGAACAAGGTGCTGGTGACCGGCGGGAATCCGCTGGTCCGCGGGGTCGCCTCGCTGGCCGGACGCTTCCCGACCGTCATCGAACGGGGCCGGGCCAGCAGTCGGGACGCGGCCTGGCTGGCCACCCGGACCTTCGGTTTCGCCTCCCCGGACGTGCCGGCGCCGCTGGTCGACTACCTGGACGAGATGATCACCGACACCCCGGCCGACGTGATCGCGGAGTTCGCCCCGGGCCTGCTGGTCTTCGACCGGGCCGCCGCCCTGCCGGGCCTGGCCGGCATCCCCACCGTCATCATCGGCGGCGGGCAGGACCGGATGACCCCGATCGCCCGGTCCCGGGCCATCGCCGACGCCCTGCCGGAGGCCCGCCTGGTCGTGGTGGAGGGGGTCGGGCACGTGGCGATGATGGAGGCGCCGGACGTGGTGAACGCGGCGGTGCGGCGGTTGCTGCGGGAGGCCGCGGCCTATCAGGAGCAGCACGCGGAGGCGGAGGTGGCGGCCCGATGA
- a CDS encoding holo-ACP synthase: MVRAVGIDVVAVERFEVVLLRTPALADRVFAPDEKVTASGAPRRPASLAARFAVKEAVAKALGVPRGMEWHDCRLLSEPSGRPVLAITGSVAEAAAEVGITDWRVSVSHDGGIAAAVVLGLG, encoded by the coding sequence GTGGTGCGCGCGGTCGGTATCGACGTGGTGGCGGTCGAACGCTTCGAGGTCGTGCTGCTGCGCACCCCGGCGCTGGCCGACCGGGTGTTCGCCCCGGACGAGAAGGTCACCGCCTCCGGCGCCCCCCGCCGTCCGGCGTCCCTGGCCGCCCGGTTCGCGGTCAAGGAGGCCGTCGCCAAGGCCCTGGGGGTACCCCGCGGCATGGAATGGCACGACTGCCGGCTGCTCTCCGAACCGTCCGGCCGTCCCGTCCTGGCGATCACCGGCTCGGTGGCGGAGGCGGCGGCCGAGGTGGGTATCACCGATTGGCGGGTCTCGGTCTCCCACGACGGCGGGATCGCCGCCGCGGTGGTGCTGGGTCTGGGCTGA
- a CDS encoding DM13 domain-containing protein, translating to MNSPVSPRRLPSPSPAEVPRRRSRRWWWVAAAVLVVVAGVGAALFEPWRLFTRSSIDEAAPAAAATPAAASTSPAPSVTMTPSTGPGTAVPAPSSSPAPATTSAPDTTARPASPEPLVDGEHATSGTATVVTAADGRRYVRLENFSTSDGPDVHVILSDRSSGQADWGVYDDGRHVELGELKATDGNQNYEIPADVDLAGLQSVVIWCDRFDVAFGTAALTA from the coding sequence ATGAACAGTCCTGTGTCCCCGCGTCGCCTGCCCTCCCCGTCGCCGGCGGAGGTTCCGCGTCGGCGCTCCCGCCGGTGGTGGTGGGTGGCGGCGGCGGTGCTGGTCGTCGTGGCCGGGGTGGGTGCGGCCCTTTTCGAACCGTGGCGGCTGTTCACCCGCAGTTCGATCGACGAGGCGGCCCCGGCGGCGGCGGCCACTCCGGCCGCCGCGTCGACGTCCCCGGCGCCCTCCGTCACGATGACGCCTTCGACGGGCCCGGGAACTGCCGTCCCGGCACCGTCGAGCAGCCCCGCACCGGCGACCACGTCCGCTCCGGACACGACTGCTCGGCCGGCCTCACCGGAACCCCTCGTCGACGGGGAACACGCCACCAGCGGGACCGCGACCGTCGTGACGGCGGCGGACGGCCGTCGGTACGTGCGGTTGGAGAACTTCTCGACCAGTGACGGGCCGGACGTGCACGTGATCCTGTCCGACCGCTCGTCGGGTCAGGCCGACTGGGGCGTCTACGACGACGGACGGCACGTCGAGCTGGGTGAGCTGAAGGCCACCGACGGCAACCAGAACTACGAGATCCCGGCCGATGTCGACCTGGCCGGCCTGCAGTCGGTGGTGATCTGGTGCGACCGGTTCGACGTCGCCTTCGGGACCGCTGCGCTGACCGCCTGA
- a CDS encoding DUF5995 family protein: MVPTPRSLLLRLDEFLAAAPPSAGRLYASALRRLVVAIDATPDRFTDPQHPLRTTAFLVQRFLAADAALVRQRPDDVPGPWRTALVVDPGLPAMRLLLVTANAGLNDDLPRALLELPGWDGSASRMDHAAWTELMADAFADAACPAGAGPVERMAALRERPLLRRALLAAGAQAWPNAEDLLHHRTAADCPDAADVDPFETRSRLLATLTVGNIGELLTRHRWPLPRWADLMVVRLQPA; encoded by the coding sequence GTGGTTCCGACGCCGCGTTCCCTGCTGCTCCGACTCGACGAGTTCCTGGCCGCAGCCCCGCCGTCGGCCGGTCGTCTCTACGCGAGCGCACTCCGTCGGTTGGTCGTCGCGATCGACGCGACCCCCGACCGGTTCACCGATCCGCAGCACCCGCTGCGGACGACGGCGTTCCTCGTCCAGCGGTTCCTCGCCGCTGATGCGGCGCTGGTGCGACAGCGTCCCGACGACGTCCCCGGGCCCTGGCGGACCGCGCTCGTCGTGGACCCCGGCCTGCCCGCCATGCGGCTCCTGCTGGTCACCGCCAACGCCGGCCTCAACGACGACCTGCCCCGGGCCCTGCTCGAACTGCCCGGCTGGGACGGCAGCGCCTCCCGGATGGATCACGCAGCCTGGACCGAACTGATGGCCGACGCCTTCGCAGATGCCGCCTGCCCGGCGGGCGCGGGTCCCGTCGAACGGATGGCCGCCCTCCGGGAGCGACCGCTGCTGCGCCGGGCGCTGCTGGCGGCCGGCGCCCAGGCCTGGCCGAACGCCGAGGACCTGCTGCACCACAGGACCGCCGCAGACTGTCCGGACGCTGCTGACGTCGACCCCTTCGAGACGCGCAGTCGCCTGCTGGCCACCCTGACGGTCGGCAACATCGGCGAGCTGCTCACTCGGCATCGGTGGCCGCTGCCCCGCTGGGCCGATCTGATGGTCGTCCGCTTGCAGCCCGCCTGA
- a CDS encoding RidA family protein has protein sequence MTTSLHPAPSAVTSINPTTWNAAFGYDQGQLRAAPARLLTVAGQGPVDESGVLLHAGDVSAQLSLSLANVETVLAAAGMDLSDVLRLVVYTTDVDATLAAYGALIERLQQFSATPPTTLLGVQRLALPGMAVEIDATAGR, from the coding sequence ATGACCACCTCACTGCACCCCGCCCCGTCGGCGGTGACGTCCATCAACCCGACCACCTGGAACGCGGCGTTCGGCTACGACCAGGGCCAGCTGCGGGCCGCCCCCGCCCGGTTGCTGACGGTGGCCGGCCAGGGTCCCGTCGACGAGTCGGGGGTGCTGCTGCACGCCGGCGACGTCAGCGCCCAGCTGTCGCTGAGCCTGGCCAACGTCGAGACGGTGCTGGCCGCGGCGGGGATGGACCTCTCCGACGTCCTGCGCCTCGTCGTCTACACCACCGACGTCGATGCGACCCTCGCCGCTTACGGTGCCCTGATCGAACGGCTGCAGCAGTTCTCCGCCACCCCGCCGACCACCCTGCTCGGCGTGCAGCGCCTCGCCCTGCCCGGAATGGCCGTCGAGATCGACGCCACCGCCGGTCGCTGA
- the tsaE gene encoding tRNA (adenosine(37)-N6)-threonylcarbamoyltransferase complex ATPase subunit type 1 TsaE, with the protein MTGATDGTVELDLYTLDDTLAFGAALGRALRAGDVVILTGSLGAGKTALTKGIAVGLGVQGTVLSPTFVLARVHRPGPDARAGAVPLVHVDAYRLGGALELDDLDLDTDLARSAVVVEWGEGVADQLADDRLTIALERRPDDTRRARLTGIGAWAQRLPSVVAGMPATD; encoded by the coding sequence ATGACCGGGGCGACGGACGGCACGGTTGAACTGGACCTGTACACCCTGGACGACACCCTGGCGTTCGGCGCGGCCCTGGGGCGGGCGCTGCGGGCGGGTGACGTCGTCATCCTCACCGGTTCGCTCGGCGCCGGGAAAACCGCGCTGACCAAGGGCATCGCCGTCGGTCTCGGGGTGCAGGGCACGGTGCTGTCCCCGACGTTCGTCCTGGCCCGGGTCCACCGGCCGGGACCGGACGCCCGGGCCGGGGCGGTGCCGCTGGTGCACGTCGACGCCTACCGGCTGGGGGGCGCCCTGGAGCTCGACGACCTGGATCTCGACACCGACCTCGCTCGCTCGGCCGTCGTCGTCGAGTGGGGCGAGGGAGTGGCGGATCAGCTGGCCGACGACCGGTTGACCATCGCCCTGGAACGCCGTCCGGACGACACCCGCCGCGCCCGGTTGACCGGGATCGGGGCCTGGGCGCAGCGGTTGCCGTCCGTGGTCGCCGGGATGCCGGCCACGGACTGA
- a CDS encoding response regulator transcription factor, with translation MRRRSRRGPDDQPGGIDAGPAVLVVGPDDVVKQASVGAPARVAELGGGPLSEPLPMPLLSLVASARSYASGRHTDVPRVRMRSRTAPPGGAGSGWLLAHASPLLSPAGTGTDVVITIEPARAPEIVPLVVAAYGLTEREQAVVRLVLRGIGTAEIAAALHLSAYTVQDHLKAIFAKTGVRSRRELTAQVFYDHYAPRLADTPAVGPSGWFSEPGPASG, from the coding sequence GTGCGGCGGCGCTCACGGAGGGGCCCCGACGACCAGCCCGGTGGGATCGACGCCGGCCCGGCCGTTCTCGTGGTCGGCCCGGACGACGTCGTCAAGCAGGCGAGTGTGGGGGCGCCGGCCCGGGTGGCCGAACTGGGCGGCGGCCCGCTGTCCGAGCCGCTCCCGATGCCGCTGCTCAGCCTGGTCGCCTCGGCCCGCTCCTATGCGTCCGGCCGCCACACCGACGTCCCCCGGGTGCGGATGCGCAGCCGGACCGCGCCGCCCGGCGGGGCCGGGTCGGGCTGGTTACTGGCCCACGCCTCCCCGCTGCTCTCACCCGCGGGAACGGGTACCGACGTCGTCATCACCATCGAGCCGGCCCGGGCCCCGGAGATCGTGCCACTGGTGGTCGCCGCGTACGGGTTGACCGAACGGGAGCAGGCGGTGGTCCGCCTGGTCCTGCGGGGCATCGGCACGGCCGAGATCGCGGCGGCGCTCCACCTGTCGGCCTACACCGTCCAGGACCACCTCAAGGCGATCTTCGCCAAGACCGGCGTCCGCAGCCGGCGGGAGCTCACCGCACAGGTCTTCTACGACCACTACGCGCCCCGGCTCGCCGACACCCCCGCGGTCGGCCCGTCCGGCTGGTTCAGCGAACCGGGACCGGCGTCCGGCTGA
- the alr gene encoding alanine racemase has translation MTTAPGIPDGRPATVRAEAVVDLDAVAANTRLLLDRVRRTNPAGGLMAVVKADGYGHGAVPCARVAVRAGATHLGVATPDEALALRAAGITAPVAAWLWPAGQDIAAALVGGVELGVSSLAHLDAVLAASAGPARTPVRPRIHLKIDTGLGRNGVGPADLAAVADALAAAIRADRVTLAGTMSHLACADEPGNESVAAQTAAYRDAVAVLQGRGIDPGLLHLANTPGVLDHPETIFDLGRCGIGLYGLDPLGGARGPQGLRPAMTLRSTVALTKRVPAGFGVSYGLTWRPERETTLALVPVGYADGLPRAAGNSASVLVVGRDGRGRRYRVVGRVAMDQLVLHCGDDDVTAGDGVLVFGPGDHGEPSAAELAAACGTIDYEIVTRIGPRVPRRHLRQNEHPVERRAEGRTR, from the coding sequence ATGACCACCGCACCGGGCATCCCCGACGGCCGTCCCGCGACGGTGCGCGCCGAGGCGGTGGTCGACCTCGACGCGGTCGCCGCCAACACCCGGTTGCTGCTGGACCGCGTCCGCCGGACGAACCCGGCCGGTGGGTTGATGGCCGTCGTCAAGGCCGACGGCTACGGCCACGGCGCGGTGCCGTGCGCCCGGGTCGCGGTCCGCGCCGGTGCCACCCACCTGGGCGTCGCGACCCCGGACGAAGCGCTTGCCCTGCGGGCGGCCGGGATCACCGCCCCCGTCGCGGCGTGGCTGTGGCCCGCCGGGCAGGACATCGCCGCCGCCCTGGTCGGCGGGGTGGAGCTGGGGGTGTCGAGCCTGGCCCACCTGGACGCGGTGCTCGCCGCCTCCGCCGGGCCGGCCCGCACGCCCGTCCGCCCACGGATTCACCTCAAGATCGACACCGGCCTCGGGCGGAACGGGGTCGGCCCGGCCGACCTCGCCGCTGTCGCCGACGCCCTGGCCGCCGCGATCCGCGCCGACCGGGTCACCCTGGCCGGGACGATGAGCCACCTGGCCTGCGCCGACGAACCCGGGAACGAGTCGGTGGCGGCCCAGACTGCGGCCTACCGGGACGCGGTCGCCGTCCTGCAGGGCCGGGGGATCGACCCCGGTCTGCTGCACCTGGCCAACACCCCCGGCGTCCTCGACCACCCGGAGACGATCTTCGACCTGGGGCGCTGCGGCATCGGGCTGTACGGGCTCGACCCGCTCGGCGGCGCCCGCGGCCCGCAGGGGCTCCGGCCGGCCATGACGCTGCGCTCGACGGTGGCGTTGACCAAGCGGGTCCCGGCCGGGTTCGGGGTCTCCTACGGCCTGACCTGGCGGCCGGAGCGGGAGACCACCCTGGCCCTGGTCCCGGTCGGGTACGCCGACGGTCTGCCCCGGGCCGCCGGCAACAGCGCGTCGGTGCTGGTCGTCGGTCGTGACGGTCGCGGCCGTCGCTATCGGGTGGTCGGTCGGGTGGCGATGGACCAGCTCGTCCTGCACTGCGGTGACGACGACGTCACAGCCGGGGACGGCGTGCTGGTGTTCGGCCCCGGGGACCACGGGGAACCGTCTGCCGCGGAGCTCGCCGCGGCCTGCGGCACCATCGACTACGAGATCGTCACGCGCATCGGCCCCCGGGTCCCGCGTCGTCACCTCCGGCAGAACGAGCATCCCGTCGAACGGCGGGCAGAAGGGCGGACCCGATGA
- a CDS encoding FAD-binding oxidoreductase, translated as MTSTATDLPGQNLPLDPPGPLAGPVLRPGDADYAAEVSGFNLAYHPAPALVVAATSTQDVSVAVRWGAQLGLRVVAQSTGHGLYDDRAGTLMVTTRRLTGVTVDADGPAPTARVAAGARWRDVIAATAPYGLAPLSGSSSSVGAVGYTLGGGIGVLARQYGFAADHVRALTLVTADGTVRRLTADAPDGTPEADLFWAIRGGRVGFGIVTELEIALFPVARLHGGGVFFDIADAPAVLHAWRTWAPQLPREVTTSVALLQLPPDPQLPPPLSGRFVVHLRFASTGPVDQAEALLAPLRASAPIIMDTVGELPYAAVDAVHMDPPLPLPALGHGFGLSDLTPEAVDALVGTCGAGSGSALVIAEIRLLGGALAEQPAVANAVPGRSSAFGFWAIGVPMGPAADVVPAHLRRAADALTPWRDGGQPNFVDLDGDAGVRALYPDAVRQRLARIAAAHDPADVLGGTAMFG; from the coding sequence ATGACCTCCACCGCGACCGACCTGCCCGGCCAGAATCTCCCCCTGGACCCGCCCGGTCCCCTGGCCGGCCCCGTCCTGCGGCCCGGTGATGCGGACTACGCCGCCGAGGTGAGCGGTTTCAACCTCGCGTACCACCCGGCGCCCGCGCTGGTCGTCGCCGCCACGAGCACCCAGGACGTGTCGGTCGCCGTCCGCTGGGGTGCGCAGCTGGGCCTGCGGGTCGTCGCGCAGAGCACCGGGCACGGCCTCTACGACGACCGCGCCGGCACGCTGATGGTCACCACCCGGCGGCTGACCGGGGTGACGGTCGACGCGGACGGCCCGGCGCCCACCGCGCGGGTCGCGGCCGGCGCCCGGTGGCGGGACGTCATCGCCGCCACCGCCCCGTACGGCCTGGCCCCGTTGTCCGGGTCGTCCTCGTCGGTGGGCGCGGTCGGCTACACCCTCGGCGGCGGCATCGGGGTACTGGCCCGGCAGTACGGGTTCGCCGCGGACCACGTCCGGGCCCTCACCCTCGTGACCGCGGACGGCACCGTCCGCCGGCTCACCGCCGACGCCCCGGACGGGACCCCGGAGGCGGACCTGTTCTGGGCGATCCGCGGCGGCCGGGTCGGTTTCGGCATCGTCACCGAACTGGAGATCGCACTGTTCCCGGTGGCCCGGCTGCACGGCGGCGGCGTCTTCTTCGACATCGCCGACGCCCCGGCCGTGCTGCACGCCTGGCGGACCTGGGCGCCGCAGCTGCCCCGGGAGGTCACGACATCCGTTGCCCTGCTGCAGCTCCCGCCGGACCCGCAACTCCCGCCGCCGCTGAGTGGACGGTTCGTGGTGCACCTGCGGTTCGCCTCGACCGGTCCGGTGGACCAGGCCGAAGCCCTGCTCGCCCCCCTGCGGGCCTCCGCGCCGATCATCATGGACACCGTCGGCGAGCTGCCCTACGCGGCGGTCGACGCCGTGCACATGGACCCACCGCTGCCGCTGCCCGCCCTGGGCCACGGTTTCGGTCTGTCCGACCTGACGCCCGAGGCGGTCGACGCCCTGGTCGGCACCTGTGGCGCCGGCTCCGGTTCCGCCCTGGTGATCGCCGAGATCCGGCTGCTCGGAGGGGCTCTCGCCGAGCAGCCGGCGGTGGCGAACGCCGTGCCCGGCCGCTCGTCCGCCTTCGGTTTCTGGGCCATCGGCGTTCCGATGGGCCCGGCCGCCGACGTCGTCCCCGCCCATCTGCGTCGGGCGGCCGACGCCCTGACCCCCTGGCGGGACGGCGGGCAGCCCAACTTCGTCGACCTCGACGGCGACGCCGGGGTCCGCGCGCTCTACCCCGACGCCGTCCGTCAGCGGCTGGCCCGGATCGCCGCCGCCCACGACCCGGCCGACGTCCTCGGCGGGACGGCGATGTTCGGCTGA